The following proteins come from a genomic window of Oleidesulfovibrio alaskensis DSM 16109:
- the der gene encoding ribosome biogenesis GTPase Der, protein MLPKIALIGRPNVGKSTLFNRLIRSNRAITHDRPGVTRDRMEGYVKVGDRKFIIIDTGGITLDEHAAVAEGPDELRGFEAEILRQTEEAIADSVALCLVVDGREGLTPFDESLAAYVRKSGKPVLLAVNKVDGEEMADLYMAEFHTLGFPVIPLSGAHGFNVREFSGELFDLLPPEDEDAPQEEEERPLKLAMLGRPNAGKSSLVNALSGSRRMIVSDVAGTTRDSVDIAVELGGRRYVFVDTAGVRRRAKIQDPVERYSVNSSLKSTTKADVTLVVLDAVEGLTQQDKRLIDLLDERKTPFMLVINKIDLVPRDGLTALKRLYDDALTFCKHVPIMYISARSGRGVDKLLPMARKINKECYVRVGTGLLNRTLTEAVTRHQPPVVKRVRPKFFYLTQAETNPPTFVFFVNDHERIQESYARYLEKFMRKRFEIEHAPMRVRFRSSHTKNRDRKK, encoded by the coding sequence ATGTTACCCAAGATAGCTCTCATCGGTCGCCCCAACGTGGGCAAATCCACCCTTTTCAACAGGCTGATCCGCAGCAACAGAGCCATAACCCATGACCGTCCCGGAGTAACCCGTGACCGCATGGAAGGCTATGTGAAAGTGGGAGACCGGAAGTTCATCATTATTGACACCGGCGGCATAACGCTGGACGAACACGCTGCCGTGGCGGAAGGGCCGGACGAACTGCGCGGGTTCGAGGCGGAGATTCTGCGCCAGACGGAAGAGGCCATTGCCGATTCCGTGGCCTTGTGCCTGGTTGTGGACGGACGCGAGGGGCTGACTCCCTTTGACGAAAGTCTGGCCGCGTATGTGCGCAAATCGGGCAAGCCCGTGCTGCTGGCCGTCAACAAGGTGGACGGCGAAGAAATGGCCGACCTGTACATGGCCGAATTCCATACGCTGGGCTTTCCGGTCATCCCGCTTTCCGGCGCTCACGGATTCAATGTGCGGGAATTCAGCGGCGAGTTGTTTGATCTGCTGCCTCCCGAAGACGAAGACGCCCCGCAGGAAGAAGAGGAACGCCCCCTCAAACTGGCCATGCTGGGCCGCCCCAATGCGGGCAAGTCTTCGCTGGTCAACGCCCTGAGCGGCAGCCGCCGCATGATTGTTTCCGATGTGGCGGGCACCACCCGCGACAGCGTGGATATTGCCGTGGAACTGGGCGGCAGGCGCTATGTTTTTGTGGATACGGCCGGAGTGCGCCGTCGGGCAAAGATTCAGGACCCTGTGGAACGGTACAGCGTCAACTCTTCGCTCAAGTCGACAACCAAGGCCGATGTGACGCTGGTGGTGCTGGATGCGGTGGAAGGTCTGACACAGCAGGACAAGCGTCTCATTGATCTGCTGGACGAGCGCAAGACGCCGTTCATGCTGGTGATCAACAAAATTGACCTTGTGCCCCGGGATGGCCTGACCGCGTTGAAGCGTCTGTACGATGATGCCCTGACATTCTGCAAGCATGTGCCCATCATGTACATTTCTGCGCGCAGCGGCCGCGGAGTGGACAAGCTGCTGCCCATGGCCCGTAAAATTAACAAGGAATGTTATGTGCGCGTGGGTACGGGGCTGCTGAACCGGACACTTACGGAAGCCGTCACCCGTCACCAGCCGCCGGTGGTCAAACGGGTGCGTCCCAAATTCTTTTATCTGACACAGGCGGAAACCAACCCGCCGACGTTTGTGTTTTTTGTCAACGACCATGAGCGTATTCAGGAGTCGTATGCGCGGTATCTGGAAAAATTCATGCGGAAACGGTTTGAAATCGAGCATGCCCCCATGCGGGTGCGTTTCCGGTCGAGCCACACCAAAAACCGTGACAGAAAAAAATAG
- a CDS encoding M14 family metallopeptidase: MKCIAAVIICLLLSVTGSAAAAQCVSRTAPALDFTLHCLGTDTPAAANATASASGPTLLIVGGIQGDEPGGFNAASLVASHYTITRGSVWVVPDLNFPSIIKRSRGIHGDMNRKFARLPRRDPEFDTVARIKSIILDPRVDAVLNLHDGSGFYRPQWEDAQRNPNRWGQSVIIDQSDIKAQRFSNLELLARNAVDHVNSELLDTAHRYYLKNTHTSMGDREMEKTLTYFAILHGKPAFGIEASKQFPTHIRAYYHLQILESFMRQMGIQFRRHFPLTKGGVYAAIERDVAMRLYDGRITLPLDDIRRAVNYVPMRKDRPVTFSPLRPLVTLLPQSGSFDVYYGNRRLTAIRPQYFDFDDTLHSVTLDIDGRTVAASPGDIVSVNKVFAVRPLAGYRVNIIGMTRDGVDDEAGLSVRREDFMPGFSLDTGESLYRVEVYRLRQGRDDAFAGMLIMNFGGPQSRQQLAMEAPDAMNAAGTEKKADQAGR; encoded by the coding sequence ATGAAGTGTATTGCCGCCGTCATCATCTGCCTGCTGCTGTCCGTCACGGGATCTGCGGCTGCCGCCCAATGTGTCAGCCGCACCGCTCCGGCGCTTGACTTCACCCTGCACTGCCTGGGCACAGACACTCCGGCGGCGGCAAACGCCACGGCTTCGGCATCCGGCCCCACGCTGCTTATTGTCGGCGGCATACAGGGAGACGAACCCGGCGGTTTCAATGCCGCCTCGCTTGTGGCTTCGCATTACACCATAACCCGCGGCAGTGTCTGGGTGGTGCCCGACCTCAATTTTCCCAGCATCATCAAGCGGTCACGCGGCATACATGGCGACATGAACCGCAAATTCGCCCGCCTGCCCCGACGCGATCCCGAATTTGACACCGTGGCGCGCATCAAATCCATCATTCTGGACCCCAGAGTGGACGCCGTGCTCAATCTGCATGACGGCAGCGGTTTCTACCGGCCGCAGTGGGAAGACGCGCAACGCAATCCCAACCGGTGGGGCCAGTCCGTCATCATTGACCAGTCGGACATAAAGGCACAACGGTTCAGCAATCTGGAGCTGCTGGCCAGAAACGCCGTTGACCACGTCAACAGCGAACTGCTGGACACCGCCCACCGGTATTACCTGAAAAACACCCATACCAGCATGGGCGACCGCGAAATGGAAAAGACCCTGACCTATTTCGCCATCCTGCACGGCAAACCGGCGTTCGGAATTGAAGCCAGCAAACAGTTTCCCACACATATCCGCGCCTATTACCATCTGCAGATTCTCGAATCGTTCATGCGCCAGATGGGCATACAGTTCCGGCGGCACTTTCCGCTGACCAAAGGCGGGGTATACGCCGCCATAGAACGCGACGTAGCCATGCGCCTGTATGACGGCCGCATCACACTGCCGCTGGACGACATACGCCGCGCGGTCAACTATGTGCCCATGCGCAAAGACCGTCCGGTAACCTTTTCGCCCCTGCGCCCGCTGGTCACGCTGCTGCCGCAGAGCGGGTCCTTTGACGTGTACTACGGCAACCGCAGACTCACCGCCATAAGACCGCAGTATTTTGATTTCGACGATACACTGCACAGCGTGACGCTGGACATAGACGGCCGCACCGTTGCCGCAAGTCCCGGCGACATCGTTTCGGTGAACAAGGTGTTCGCCGTGCGCCCGCTGGCAGGGTACCGGGTAAACATTATCGGCATGACCAGAGACGGCGTGGACGACGAGGCAGGGCTGTCCGTACGGCGGGAAGACTTTATGCCGGGCTTTTCGCTGGACACCGGAGAATCGCTGTACAGGGTTGAAGTATACCGGCTGCGGCAGGGCCGCGATGATGCCTTTGCCGGCATGCTCATAATGAACTTCGGCGGACCGCAGTCACGCCAGCAGCTGGCCATGGAAGCACCCGACGCCATGAACGCCGCCGGAACGGAAAAAAAAGCCGATCAGGCAGGCCGCTGA
- a CDS encoding M15 family metallopeptidase, giving the protein MNRRSFLALVSGTCAALALQGGPAGAAVLTSFFPQQGLIESPVRDYVSRMLRFDAPDPADIVLPAHRLAVLQSAAERLARTEQVVGHGNFCILGFDSALRYAQSYPAIGPFTSEEKDLLDELFHEDATRYGFYGTKPVDRLTARIPQREVTKVPYTGNWLFRGRPERTWHTIRSILGDEVVLTSGVRGVVKQFLLFLNKAVAAQGNLSLASRSLAPPGYSFHAVSDFDVGKKGFGEANFTARFTETEVFKQLEKRGYITLRYPQDNLLGVRFEPWHVKVPS; this is encoded by the coding sequence ATGAACAGACGATCCTTTCTCGCCCTTGTTTCCGGCACATGCGCCGCACTGGCCCTGCAGGGCGGCCCTGCCGGGGCTGCCGTGCTTACCAGTTTTTTTCCGCAGCAGGGACTCATCGAATCGCCCGTACGCGACTACGTTTCGCGCATGCTGCGGTTTGACGCGCCCGATCCGGCGGACATTGTGCTGCCGGCACACAGGCTGGCCGTACTGCAAAGCGCCGCAGAACGCCTTGCCCGCACCGAACAGGTTGTGGGACACGGCAACTTCTGCATTCTCGGTTTTGATTCCGCGCTGCGCTATGCGCAAAGCTACCCTGCCATCGGGCCTTTTACCAGTGAGGAAAAAGACCTGCTGGATGAACTGTTTCACGAAGATGCCACCCGCTACGGCTTTTACGGCACCAAACCCGTGGACAGACTTACCGCCCGCATCCCCCAGCGCGAGGTGACAAAAGTGCCCTACACGGGCAACTGGCTGTTCCGGGGGCGCCCCGAACGCACATGGCACACCATACGCTCCATTCTCGGCGACGAGGTGGTGCTCACCTCCGGCGTACGCGGCGTGGTGAAGCAGTTTCTGCTCTTTCTCAACAAGGCTGTGGCCGCACAGGGAAACCTGTCGCTGGCTTCGCGCTCGCTGGCGCCTCCGGGCTATTCGTTTCACGCCGTAAGCGACTTCGATGTGGGCAAAAAAGGCTTCGGAGAAGCCAATTTCACCGCGCGCTTCACAGAAACGGAAGTCTTCAAACAGCTTGAAAAACGCGGCTACATCACGCTGCGCTATCCGCAGGACAACCTGCTGGGCGTGCGTTTCGAGCCGTGGCATGTAAAGGTACCTTCATGA